One window of the Cryptomeria japonica chromosome 7, Sugi_1.0, whole genome shotgun sequence genome contains the following:
- the LOC131030415 gene encoding two-component response regulator ORR21 isoform X1 → MANISIANNKSKFPEGLRVLVVDDDPTFLKVLHTMLSRCLYQVTACRLASVALAMLREKKDSFDIVISDVNMPHMDGFTLLKQVELEMNLPVIMVSGNGDTSAVMKGIEHGACDYLIKPVRIHELKNIWQHVFRRKRNKRKELDHSGGVEDVEGQKRGLENANNSSPGTIRQNNHNEEEDHGDQENDPSTLKKLRFIWTRDLRQQFERAVNYLGIENAVPKKILELLPVKGLTREIVASHLQKYRLSRKRSYGGGYPQPALIYPPGVMPEANYGPKFFHGRFKVPTIIPSGQMVPQSWVALQNELSGSSKMNNELKLTEESLVQAPNEIVDCNPSNRITFGDPMMNNQTNNLQRCANQIEIEKYSQIQRKMSSLNDVGPSMSSTSSGFNKNFQKSATVDVASETVGHTCSSNYNYLVNQHENVFTFTEDLKLRVQPQSPQLRGTHALNLSHINCLQTQLLSKDFRPFSCITDSISGNDIIGCPSSLRMNHMSPLASVDNLENGSHPNIDNKNHDIPILSVENFSLSNSIGLPAPPSSIVRDFALQTPGLKSPSGIYETRTSQSMHIDLDEKINQSSKLDWEVESTSHDPDLSQIVSSTQFQGYSQAASGFDVLNVLRFQQRKVINLVTEKFDLPSRLAFEDESQSTIRSTQSQRDHNVADSGLVVKGGDISDLIGYREDDVGLLLDQFSPSYNTMDLILKQNEKPYSGKADTNLNLSMIQVTNL, encoded by the exons ATGGCTAACATCAGCATAGCTAACAACAAGAGTAAGTTTCCGGAGGGGTTACGCGTGCTGGTGGTGGATGATGATCCTACTTTCCTCAAGGTTCTTCACACTATGCTCAGCAGATGCCTCTACCAAG TGACAGCATGCAGGCTAGCATCCGTGGCCTTAGCCATGCTCAGAGAGAAAAAGGACAGCTTTGATATAGTCATCAGTGATGTGAACATGCCTCACATGGATGGTTTCACGCTCCTTAAACAAGTTGAATTGGAGATGAATCTACCTGTAATTA TGGTGTCAGGAAACGGAGATACCAGTGCAGTAATGAAAGGGATTGAACATGGAGCATGTGACTATCTGATTAAACCTGTGCGTATTCATGAGCTGAAAAACATCTGGCAGCATGTTTTCAGGAGGAAGAGAAATAAAAGAAAGGAGTTGGACCACTCAGGGGGTGTTGAAGATGTAGAAGGGCAAAAAAGGGGATTAGAAAATGCTAATAATTCATCCCCAGGAACAATAAGACAAAATAATCACAATGAAGAAGAGGATCACGGAGATCAGGAGAATGATCCTTCTACACTGAAAAAGCTTCGGTTTATCTGGACAAGGGACCTGCGTCAACAATTTGAACGTGCAGTAAATTACTTAGGAATTGAAA ATGCTGTTCCCAAAAAGATACTTGAATTACTGCCTGTGAAGGGACTTACAAGGGAGATTGTTGCAAGCCACTTGCAG AAATATAGGCTTTCTCGTAAAAGGTCATATGGAGGAGGATATCCTCAGCCTGCATTGATTTATCCACCTGGAGTGATGCCAGAAGCAAATTATGGTCCAAAATTTTTCCATGGCAGGTTCAAGGTTCCAACAATTATACCATCAGGCCAAATGGTACCTCAAAGTTGGGTTGCATTGCAAAATGAGCTATCAGGGAGTTCAAAAATGAATAATGAGTTGAAGTTAACTGAGGAGTCCCTTGTTCAAGCTCCAAATGAAATTGTTGACTGTAACCCTTCAAACAGAATAACCTTTGGGGATCCGATGATGAACAATCAAACAAACAACCTTCAGAGGTGCGCTAATCAAATTGAAATAGAGAAATATTCTCAGATTCAGCGCAAGATGTCTTCCTTAAATGATGTGGGCCCATCAATGAGTAGTACATCCTcgggattcaacaaaaactttcagAAGAGTGCGACAGTTGATGTTGCATCTGAAACTGTAGGTCATACTTGTTCATCAAACTATAACTATTTAGTGAATCAACATGAAAATGTATTCACTTTTACCGAGGACCTGAAATTACGAGTACAACCACAGAGTCCACAACTTCGAGGCACACATGCTCTAAATTTGTCACATATTAATTGTCTACAGACACAACTGCTTTCAAAAGATTTCAGGCCTTTTTCCTGTATAACTGATAGTATTAGTGGCAATGATATTATTGGTTGTCCTAGTTCACTTAGAATGAACCACATGTCACCACTTGCATCTGTTGATAATTTAGAGAATGGAAGTCATCCAAATATAGACAACAAGAACCATGATATCCCCATTTTATCAGTAGAAAACTTCTCTTTGTCCAATTCTATTGGTTTGCCTGCTCCACCATCATCTATTGTCAGAGATTTCGCATTGCAGACACCAGGATTGAAAAGTCCTAGTGGTATTTATGAAACCAGGACTTCACAGAGTATGCACATCGATCTTGATGAGAAAATCAATCAGAGTAGCAAACTAGATTGGGAAGTTGAAAGTACATCACATGATCCAGATTTGAGCCAAATTGTTAGTTCTACCCAATTTCAAGGTTACAGCCAGGCTGCTTCTGGATTTGATGTATTAAATGTTCTGAGATTTCAACAGAGGAAAGTTATTAATCTTGTTACAGAAAAGTTTGATCTTCCAAGTCGACTGGCATTTGAAGATGAATCTCAATCAACTATTCGCAGTACTCAAAGTCAGAGGGATCACAATGTCGCTGATAGTGGACTGGTAGTTAAGGGTGGAGATATTTCAGACTTGATAGGATATCGAGAAGATGATGTTGGACTGCTTTTGGACCAGTTTTCACCATCATATAACACTATGGACCTCATACTCAAACAG AATGAAAAGCCCTATAGTGGCAAGGCAGATACAAACTTAAACTTGAGCATGATACAAGTTACAAATTTGTAA
- the LOC131030415 gene encoding two-component response regulator ORR21 isoform X2 yields MANISIANNKSKFPEGLRVLVVDDDPTFLKVLHTMLSRCLYQVTACRLASVALAMLREKKDSFDIVISDVNMPHMDGFTLLKQVELEMNLPVIMVSGNGDTSAVMKGIEHGACDYLIKPVRIHELKNIWQHVFRRKRNKRKELDHSGGVEDVEGQKRGLENANNSSPGTIRQNNHNEEEDHGDQENDPSTLKKLRFIWTRDLRQQFERAVNYLGIENAVPKKILELLPVKGLTREIVASHLQKYRLSRKRSYGGGYPQPALIYPPGVMPEANYGPKFFHGRFKVPTIIPSGQMVPQSWVALQNELSGSSKMNNELKLTEESLVQAPNEIVDCNPSNRITFGDPMMNNQTNNLQRCANQIEIEKYSQIQRKMSSLNDVGPSMSSTSSGFNKNFQKSATVDVASETVGHTCSSNYNYLVNQHENVFTFTEDLKLRVQPQSPQLRGTHALNLSHINCLQTQLLSKDFRPFSCITDSISGNDIIGCPSSLRMNHMSPLASVDNLENGSHPNIDNKNHDIPILSVENFSLSNSIGLPAPPSSIVRDFALQTPGLKSPSGIYETRTSQSMHIDLDEKINQSSKLDWEVESTSHDPDLSQIVSSTQFQGYSQAASGFDVLNVLRFQQRKVINLVTEKFDLPSRLAFEDESQSTIRSTQSQRDHNVADSGLVVKGGDISDLIGYREDDVGLLLDQFSPSYNTMDLILKQEGAMLEQGDYVIDG; encoded by the exons ATGGCTAACATCAGCATAGCTAACAACAAGAGTAAGTTTCCGGAGGGGTTACGCGTGCTGGTGGTGGATGATGATCCTACTTTCCTCAAGGTTCTTCACACTATGCTCAGCAGATGCCTCTACCAAG TGACAGCATGCAGGCTAGCATCCGTGGCCTTAGCCATGCTCAGAGAGAAAAAGGACAGCTTTGATATAGTCATCAGTGATGTGAACATGCCTCACATGGATGGTTTCACGCTCCTTAAACAAGTTGAATTGGAGATGAATCTACCTGTAATTA TGGTGTCAGGAAACGGAGATACCAGTGCAGTAATGAAAGGGATTGAACATGGAGCATGTGACTATCTGATTAAACCTGTGCGTATTCATGAGCTGAAAAACATCTGGCAGCATGTTTTCAGGAGGAAGAGAAATAAAAGAAAGGAGTTGGACCACTCAGGGGGTGTTGAAGATGTAGAAGGGCAAAAAAGGGGATTAGAAAATGCTAATAATTCATCCCCAGGAACAATAAGACAAAATAATCACAATGAAGAAGAGGATCACGGAGATCAGGAGAATGATCCTTCTACACTGAAAAAGCTTCGGTTTATCTGGACAAGGGACCTGCGTCAACAATTTGAACGTGCAGTAAATTACTTAGGAATTGAAA ATGCTGTTCCCAAAAAGATACTTGAATTACTGCCTGTGAAGGGACTTACAAGGGAGATTGTTGCAAGCCACTTGCAG AAATATAGGCTTTCTCGTAAAAGGTCATATGGAGGAGGATATCCTCAGCCTGCATTGATTTATCCACCTGGAGTGATGCCAGAAGCAAATTATGGTCCAAAATTTTTCCATGGCAGGTTCAAGGTTCCAACAATTATACCATCAGGCCAAATGGTACCTCAAAGTTGGGTTGCATTGCAAAATGAGCTATCAGGGAGTTCAAAAATGAATAATGAGTTGAAGTTAACTGAGGAGTCCCTTGTTCAAGCTCCAAATGAAATTGTTGACTGTAACCCTTCAAACAGAATAACCTTTGGGGATCCGATGATGAACAATCAAACAAACAACCTTCAGAGGTGCGCTAATCAAATTGAAATAGAGAAATATTCTCAGATTCAGCGCAAGATGTCTTCCTTAAATGATGTGGGCCCATCAATGAGTAGTACATCCTcgggattcaacaaaaactttcagAAGAGTGCGACAGTTGATGTTGCATCTGAAACTGTAGGTCATACTTGTTCATCAAACTATAACTATTTAGTGAATCAACATGAAAATGTATTCACTTTTACCGAGGACCTGAAATTACGAGTACAACCACAGAGTCCACAACTTCGAGGCACACATGCTCTAAATTTGTCACATATTAATTGTCTACAGACACAACTGCTTTCAAAAGATTTCAGGCCTTTTTCCTGTATAACTGATAGTATTAGTGGCAATGATATTATTGGTTGTCCTAGTTCACTTAGAATGAACCACATGTCACCACTTGCATCTGTTGATAATTTAGAGAATGGAAGTCATCCAAATATAGACAACAAGAACCATGATATCCCCATTTTATCAGTAGAAAACTTCTCTTTGTCCAATTCTATTGGTTTGCCTGCTCCACCATCATCTATTGTCAGAGATTTCGCATTGCAGACACCAGGATTGAAAAGTCCTAGTGGTATTTATGAAACCAGGACTTCACAGAGTATGCACATCGATCTTGATGAGAAAATCAATCAGAGTAGCAAACTAGATTGGGAAGTTGAAAGTACATCACATGATCCAGATTTGAGCCAAATTGTTAGTTCTACCCAATTTCAAGGTTACAGCCAGGCTGCTTCTGGATTTGATGTATTAAATGTTCTGAGATTTCAACAGAGGAAAGTTATTAATCTTGTTACAGAAAAGTTTGATCTTCCAAGTCGACTGGCATTTGAAGATGAATCTCAATCAACTATTCGCAGTACTCAAAGTCAGAGGGATCACAATGTCGCTGATAGTGGACTGGTAGTTAAGGGTGGAGATATTTCAGACTTGATAGGATATCGAGAAGATGATGTTGGACTGCTTTTGGACCAGTTTTCACCATCATATAACACTATGGACCTCATACTCAAACAG GAAGGTGCAATGTTAGAGCAAGGTGATTATGTTATCGATGGTTAA